The Streptococcus pluranimalium genome contains a region encoding:
- a CDS encoding organic hydroperoxide resistance protein, with translation MSNYQKIYETSAVNTGGRSGISYIENSSFQVTISSPKEMGGDGNGTNPEQLFALGYSACFNSALEVVLGLEGIKAKSMITQRTQLLKADGPDFKLGVEIEVSVDGKSADEAKELGEKAHKVCPYSKATRGNIDVTIIGVDYDASKEAR, from the coding sequence ATGTCAAATTATCAAAAAATCTATGAAACTTCTGCTGTTAACACTGGCGGTCGTAGCGGTATTAGCTATATTGAAAACAGTAGTTTTCAAGTCACAATCTCAAGCCCTAAAGAAATGGGTGGCGATGGCAATGGTACAAATCCTGAACAATTGTTTGCACTTGGTTATTCAGCTTGTTTCAATAGTGCTTTGGAAGTTGTCCTTGGACTAGAAGGTATCAAAGCTAAATCAATGATTACCCAACGCACACAACTTCTCAAAGCAGACGGTCCTGATTTCAAACTCGGCGTTGAAATCGAAGTCTCTGTTGATGGTAAATCAGCAGATGAAGCTAAAGAGCTCGGTGAAAAAGCTCATAAAGTATGTCCTTACTCTAAAGCGACACGTGGCAATATCGATGTTACCATCATCGGTGTTGACTATGATGCAAGTAAGGAAGCTAGATAA